The genomic region AGCTGAAAGCCGAATACGGCGGTCAGATGGTCGATTTTTACGGCAATACCAAAGCTGGTTTTGAAATCACCGGCAAGATCAACCGCAAGGAGTTCGGCCTGTCGTGGGACGCGGTGACCGAAGCCGGCGGCGTGGTGGTCAGCGATGAAGTGCGGCTGATTCTGAACGTACAGGTGGCCCGCCAGTAAGCGCCCAATTGATTAAGATTTTTTAACAGAAAAAGGCCGGGAAAGTACCCCGGCCTTTTTCGTTGCCCGGCCTGAAACAGACGAAAAATTATTCCATTAAAGCATTGACTTACAATTATTTATGCTAGAAAAAATCTTTATGAATTATTCTGATTCCAACCCTTTGTTACCGAACTAAGTCCTTTGGTAAACCGTTATTCATACGAGGCATACTAACGGTGCTTCCGAAACCGTTAATCAGTTGGTTTTCGGGACCGGAAAGGCTGGTTCTAGGAGCCGTTTTAACCTTAACGCAACATCATCCATGAAATTCAAAGGCATAATTGCAAGTCTGTTTATGGTGGGTCTGCTGGCGAGCTGTGCGCCGTCGGTAAACGTCAAGTATGACTACGACCCGAAAGTGAACATCCGGCAGTTCAGCACGTTCCGGATCGAAGCCGACCGCGTTCGGAATGCCGACCCCATTGTGGGCAGCAACCTGAACCAGCGCCGGATTGCTGAAGAGATCGACAAATCGATGCGCGCTCATGGCTACAAGGCCGTGGAAGGCGATGCCGATCTGGTGATCCGATTCTTCGCCGATTCAAAAGACCGTCAGCAAATCCAGTCGAACCCCGGTGCCTGGAACCCGTGGTGGGGCTGGGGCGGCGGCATGAACAATCAGGTCTATTCCCGCAACTACGAGGAGAACCGGATTGTGGTGAACGTCTACGACGCCCGCTCCAACGAAATCGTCTGGCAGGGCTGGGCGACGGGTCAGCTGAACCAGCGCAAAGACAAGGAACGTGATGCGGCGTTCCGCTCGACGGTGAACAGCATTATGAAGCAGTTCCCGGAAAGCGCCGGTCAGGATTACGGCGTTCGCTAATCGAACAGCAGTTTAGTACAGCCACTTGCTCCCAACGGAGTGAGTGGCTTTTTTTTGCCCTCACTCCGGGGTGTTCAGAATCCAGCCCAGCAGGCCATCCCGGCTGCGAACCAGCTGAAACCGCTCGAAAACGCCCAGCACTTCCACGGTGGTTCCGGAGTTTAGCTGATCGATCACGGCCGCCATCGGATGCGCCGCATCCCGCAGGGTGGTTGAAGCCGACAACGAGCGCCGCCGCAGCGGAATCCGTACGGGCTCCGTCTGGTTGCCCGAAACATAGCCCGTCCGTTCGTTGGGCAGCTGCACGCGCAGCCAGGCCGCCGTTCCGCCCACCACCCGCACCACGGCCGAACGGGGCAGGTCCAGCAGGGCCGCCGCTTCGCCGTTCGGTGCCTGCCGGATAACGGCCCGCGCGGCCGAAATCCGCATCGAATCGCCCAGCAGTTCCGGCTGTACGGGCGTCTGCCGCGCCGGGCCCAGGCCGCGCCGGACGTACGGCAACGGGTCTACCGCCCCCTCGTTGAATCGGTAAATGCCAAAATGCAGGTGCGGCGCGGTGGTCCGGGCATTGCCCGTATTGCCTACAAAGCCGACCGTATCGCCGATCGCCACCCGCTGCCCTTCGCGGACGGCCTGGGCGTCGAGGTGGGCATAATACAGCGACTGGCTGCGTTTCATATCCGAAAGCCACACAACATTGCCCCCGAGGTTGTTTACCCCAACGCCCGAAATCACCCCTTCGGTGGAAGCCACCACGGGCGTACCGCGCGGCGCAAAAATATCGATGCCTTCGTGCCGCCGCCGGCCGCCGTCGCGGGGAACGCCAAAATAACTGCTGATCGTCCGGCTGTCGCGGCCGACCACCGGAAAGCTCAGCACCGGCTCCCGCGTTATCGAAATGGTGTACCGACCGCTCCGCAGCAGTTCGGGCTGGATTCGGATCAGGTGCAGCCGGTTCCGGCGGATCTCCAGTTCCAGTTGATTGGTATCGGCTTTGGCCGACAGCAGCCGGTTGGGCGTTCCTTCCGAGGGTTGTTCGTTCAGTTCGAATACATCGATGAACACCCGGGCCGCTTCCATGCCCTGCACATCTACCCGGATGATGAACTTATCGCCCCGCTGTCCCCGCAGGCGATAGCCTACTGCAAAAGGCTTGTTGGCCGAAAAATAACCACTTTCCCGGTACGGCGCATTGATGACCAGCGAATCCTGCAAGGCCCGGTTGCCCGCATTCAGCCAGTCGGTGCCCAGCGCGGTCCGCTCCAGACGGGCTTCCCGCAGAGACCGTGCATATTGTTCGTGCGGGGATGCAGCCTGAAAAAGTTTACCCGGTCCGGTGCCCGTACAGGCCACCAATCCCCATAAAAGCCCCGCAACAGCAGCCAAAGACAAGCGCATCATCATAAACCAAGCTTCTTATACCTGATTTTAACTAAATATTCTTTTATTGGTTTATTGAACCCAGGCGACAATCCTGGTTACGATCGCGTATGATTCCATTTTGGTTGCAAGCTGGTTTATGGGGGCTACTTTCGGGTGGTGCCCTGCTTTTGGGAGCCGCCATCGGCTATTTCGTCCGGGTGCCCGCCCGCGTTATTGCCGCCATTATGGCTTTCGGCAGCGGCATTCTGTTTTCCGCCCTCTCGTTTGAACTGGTCGATGAAGCGTACCGAAGAGGCGGTTTTGGCGCAACGGCACTGGGCTTTCTGGGTGGAGCCGTTGTGTACACGGCTGTCAATTACGTGCTAAACCACCGCGGTGCCCGGCATCGCAAACGCTCGGGTGACCAGCAGACCTCGGAAGAAGACCAGTCGGGCAGCGGCCTGGCTCTCGCCGCCGGTGCCCTGCTGGATGGGATTCCGGAATCGATTGTGATCGGGGTTAGCTTGCTCGGGGGCAAAGGCGTCAGCCTGGTGGCCGTCGTGGCGGTGTTTTTGTCCAACATTCCGGAAGGACTGGCCAGTGCGGCGGGCATGAAGAACGCGGGCCGGTCCGTTGGCTATACGATGGGCCTCTGGGCGGCCATCGCCCTTTTGTCCGCACTCGCCGCGCTCGTGGGCTTCACGGTTTTCCGCCACTATTCGCCCGCGGCCACGGCGGTCGTAACGGCCGTAGCGGCCGGGGCCATTCTGGCGATGCTGGTCGATACGATGGTTCCGGAAGCGTACGAAAAGACCCATGAGTTTGCCGGACTGATTACGGTCCTGGGCTTTCTGCTGGCCTATTTTCTTTCCAAACTGGACTAAGGCTTCTCGAACAAATCCCGGTAACGGCGGTTTTCACACAAAAAGCAACGTTATGGAGAGCAGAGCAAAAATCGTCGGGCATCCGGCGCACCCGATACTGATCGTTTTTCCGCTTGGCCTGCTGGCCACGTCCGTCATTTTTGACGTTGTTTACCTCATCAACGGCAACACCACCATGACCGTCGTTTCTTTCTGGATGATTGCCGCCGGGCTCATCGGCGGGCTGGTGGCGGCGGTTCCGGGCTGGATTGACTGGTTCTCGATTCCGTCGGGGACACGGGCCAAATCCGTCGGACTGATGCACGGGGTGGGAAACGTGATTGTGCTCATTCTTTTTGCCCTTTCCTGGCTATTCCGTCGGGATGAAGTGGATCATGTTCCGTCTACCATCGCCCTGACCGCTTCGTTCGTGGCCTTTGCCATTGCGGGCTTTACGGGCTGGCTCGGCGGGGAGCTTGTCGACCGGCTCGGCGTCGGGGTAGACGCGGGAGCGCATCTGAACGCGCCCAACGCGCTTTCCGGCCGCCCCGCTTCGGACATCGACGGCCCCGCAGGCCGCGTAACGGACATCTACGGCACCCGAAACCTGAGGAGTTAAGAGTTAAAAGTTAAGAGTTAAGAGTAGGCTTCGCTGAATCAGGTACTCTGACCAGGCGGAGCCTACTCTTAACTTTTAACTCTTAACTCTTAACTCCTTCGGGAGATGAAGTACACGGGGATGCCTAGCGCTGCGATGAGTAGTCCGAGGCCGGTGTTCTGGGTTTGGGTAATCAGCAGAATGATGCAGATGCCCACCGTGGCCAGCACATACAGCGCCGGAACGAACGGGTAGCCAAACGCCCGGTACGGACGCTCCGTATTCGGTTCCTTGCGGCGAAGAACGAACAATCCGACAATGGTAACGATGTAAAACACGAGCGACGTAAAGGTGCAGTACGTCAGCAGGTCGCCATAGGTGCCGGAGAGGCAGAGCAGACTCGCCCAGAGGCACTGAAACCAGAGGGCTTTGCCGGGCACGGCGTTTTCGTTCAGTTCGGCCGCCGATTTGAGAAAAAGCCCGTCCTTGGCCATGGCATAATAAAGCCGCGCCCCGGCCAGAATCAGTCCGTTGTTGCAGCCAAAGGTCGAGACCATGATCAGAACGGCCATGATTCCCACGGCCACATCCCCGAAAATAACCGAAGAAGCCGCCGTAGCGACCCGGTCGTAGGAGGCAAACTGGATACCCCGGCCCAGCGCGTCAGCGGCGTTTGGCGTTCCCTGCAACGGCAGCAGAGCGAGGTAAGCCACGTTGGCGAGGGTGTAAATAACCGTCACCAGCAGCGTTCCGAAAAACAGCGCCAGCGGAATGTTGCGGCGCGGGTCCTTGATTTCGCCCGCGATAAACGTCACGTTGTTCCAGGCGTCCGCCGAGAACAGCGACCCGACCATAGCCGTGCCGAATGCCAGCAGCAGCCCCACTCCCGCCAGCGGCAGCACCGACTGGACGCTGCCCTGCGCGTCGAGGAGTGTCTGGGCCGGCGACCAGGCGTCGGCGAAATTGGCGGCTAAGGTTCCGCTATTGAGCCCCAGGCCGATGCCCAGCAGAATCAGCCCGAAAAGCGCCACCAGTTTGGCCGAGGTAAAAATATTCTGGATAATCTTCCCGCTCTGAACGCCCCGGCTGTTGAGCCAGGTCAGCAGCACCAGACTAGCAATGGCGTACAGCTGGCCGAGAGAAATTTTTAGCGTTCCAATCGTAAAAAGGGCATTTTCGGGATTCAGCGCCGGGACGAACACGGCCGAAAACTTGGTAAAGGCCACGGCCACCGCCGCAATGGTCCCCGTCTGAATGACCGTAAAAACCGTCCAGCCGTACACAAAGCCCGTAAGCGGCCCGAAAGCGCGCTGAATGTAGACGTACTGCCCGCCGGCTTTGGGCATCATGCCCGCCAGCTCGCCGTAGCTCAGGGCGGCGGCCACAGTCAGCACGCCCGTCATGATCCAGAGCAGCAGCAGCCAGCCCGGCGAGCCGAGGTTGCGGGCCATATCCGCCGAGACAATAAAAATGCCGGACCCAATCATGGAGCCCGACACGATGAGCGTCGAGTCCAGCAGGCCCAGCGAGCGTTTAAAATCTGTTTTTTCTTCGGTTAACAGGTTGGTCGGTTCGGCCATACGGCAGGAGGAAAGGGTGAATGAACGTCTTCAGTTATGCAAGATACACCTTCTGCGCTCAGAAAACAGGCCTCAGCCTCCGCAGTCGTCGATTTCCGGTTCACTTCCCCATTTATCGTCTTGATCGAAGAAAACTTCCGGTTAAGCCCTGCGCCACCGGGTCGGGCGATGATTGTGCTATTCCTTTGTGTCTGTAAACAACAAATCACTCTTATCCCATGAACAAAATAGCTTCTTTCACCACTCTGGTCGTGGCAGCGGCCATCACGTTTATCTCCTGCAAAAAGGACGAGAAAGTAACGCCCCAGCGGCAGTTCTTCGGTGCCGAACAGAAACTCGGCGATGGTACGGCCCGTTCGTTCGTGAAGCTGGACGAGAGCGGCAAGCCGGAGGTCGTCGGCATTTCCATTTCGGAAAAAGCCATGAACAGCCTGCCCCACGACATGACGTTTCTGGTGCTTCCGGTGCCCGCCGAAGCCGGACAGACGCAGTTCAAGTACGTCGGGCTGGATTACATGCCGCACGGCCACGAACCGGCTCAGGTGTACGACAAGCCGCATTTTGACGTCCATTTTTACAAGGTCACACCGGATGTCGTCAAAGCCATGGGCCCGCAGGACCCGAAGCTGAACGCCCTGCCCGATGCCGCTTTCCTGCCCGCCGATTACATTTCTACCGGCAGCGTGCCGCAGATGGGTCACCACTGGATCGACAAAACCTCGCCGGAGCTGGCCGGGAAGCCCTTCGAGCAGACGCTCATCTACGGCAGCTACGACAGCAAGGTCATTTTCATCGAACCGATGATTACGACCGAGTTTATGAAGAAAGGCGGCACCAGCCAGTTTGCCATCAAGCAGCCGCAGAAATACGCCACGACCGGCCTCTACCCAACCGCCTACACCATCCGCTACGACGCAGGTACGAAGGAGTATCTGGTGGAGCTGGGTAAATTTGAGAATAAGCAGGTGAACTAAAGGAAATGACTGAATGATTGAATGACTGGCTCCGCCGGTATTTAAAGAAATAGCGGAGCCAGTCATTCAGTCATTCAATCATTCAGTCATTCGACCATTCAACCCATCACTCAACCGTTATTTCATCCACCGCCACGGTTGCGTCTTTGCCTTCGTTGATCATTCCGGCGGGGATTTGGCCGGCGTTCTGGGCGACGATGCGTACGTAACGGGCGCTGACCGGCTCAAAGGTGAGGGCATGGCGGATGACTTCTTTACGGCCCCGTTCGGCCGGGTTCAGCGGCAGGGTTTTGACCGACCGGAACGTCTGCCCGTCTTCCGAGACCAGCACCTCCAGTTGGCGGGGCAGCAGCACACTGCCCGCCGTAGCCTTGAGCACGCCGACGGTCACTTTCTGCACCGGGGTCGCGGCGCCCAGGTCGATGGTTGCGGACAGGTCGGCGGATCGGACTCCGGCCACCCCTCTGACATCGGCCAGATACCCGATTGCGGAGCCGTAGCGGCCGTTGGTCAGCAGCGCCGCCTGCGCATTTTTGGGGTAGGTCAGCGCGGAAGCCATCTGTACCAGCCTGCCCGTCGCCCGCGAAACTGGGAAGATCCACTGCTGCACTTCGCCGACCAACTCGCCGTTTTTAACGGTCACCGCTTTGACCGTCGTCGTTGCCGAAAGGGAAAGCGGACTTTCGTACCGGGCCGACTGCTGAGAGGGGGCGCTGCCATCCACAGAATACCGGATTTCGGTATCGGGCACCGGGCTTTTCAGGGTCACGCGCAGGGTCCCGGCCGCGGCTTCGGTTTCGGCCAGGACGTCGAACAGGGAGCGGGAGTAGTTGACGTTGAGGGCGGCCAGCCGTGGCAGATGGAGCTGGACCCTCTGGCGGAAATCGGGCCAGTTCCGGGCCTCACGGGGCGACCAGACCACTTCTGCCAGAGCCGCTGCCCGGGGAAACACCATGTACTCGACATGCTCAGGCGTTTTGATGTATTCCGTCCAGACGTTGCCCTGCGCCCCGATGATGTGCTTCTGCACGTCGGCAGGCAGGTCCTGGGGCGTGGGTTCGTAGGAATAGGTTTGCTCGGTGGTCAGCAGGCCGCCGATCGCGGTAGGCTCCTGTTCGGGGTCCGACTGGTATTTATCCAGATACAGAAACGCTCCGGGCGTCATGATGGCATCGTGGCCCTGCTTCGCCGCGGCAATGCCGCCCTGCGTCCCGCGCCAGCTCATCACTGTGGCATTGGGCGAAAGGCCGCCCTCCAGGATTTCGTCCCAGCCGATGATCTTTCGCCCTTTCGAGGTTACCCATTTGTCGATGCGGGTGATGAAATAGCTTTGCAGTTCGTGCTCGTCTTTCAGCTTCAGCCGTTTGATTAAATCCTGCGCAAACCCGCTTTTTTTCCAGGAATCCTTCGGCGCTTCGTCGCCGCCGATGTGGATGTACTGGCTCGGGAAAAGCGCCATCACCTCCGTCAGGATGTTTTGCAGGAATTCAAACGTTTTGTCGTACGGGCAAAAAATATCGTTGAAAACGCCCCACTTCCCCGTCACTTCGTAGGGGCCACCCGAGCAGCCGTATTCCGGATACGCGGTCAGGGCCGCCAGCGCATGACCCGGCATTTCGATTTCGGGAATGATCGTTACGTATCTGGACTGGGCGTAACGCACCACGTCCCGGATTTCGTCCTGCGTATAATAGCCGCCGTATTCTTTCCCGTCGAACTGCTGCGGGTCCGACTCGTAGTAATGTCCGATGAGCGTATGCCTGCGTTTGCTGCCAACCTGCGTGAGTTTGGGGTATTTTTTGATTTCGATCCGCCAGCCCTGGTCGTCGGTCAGGTGCCAGTGGAAGATGTTCATTTTGTGCAGGGCGATGAGATCGATGTATTTTTTGATAAACGAAACGGGCATGAAGTGCCGGCTTACGTCCAGATGCAGCCCCCGGTAACTGTAGCGCGGCTGGTCTTCGATCCGGCAGGCGGGTACGGCCCAGGTAGCGGAAGTGGCCCGGCTGGCGGCCGGACCCGCCCGGAAAATGGTGGGCGGCAGCAGCTGCATCAAGGACTGCACGGCGTAGAAAAACCCTTTCGGACTCGTTGATTCGACCGTAATGCTGTTGGACTTGATATCCAGCCGGTACGCTTCTTCGCCCAGACCGGGTACCGGGATAAATGAAATTATGTTGCCCGGAAGCGCCATTTTGTTTACGTTGCGTAAACTTACCTGCAGGCCGCTGGTCGTGTTGAGCTGGTTGGTGAAGGTTTCGGCAATGGATTTGACGGCAGCATTGGAAAACGGAACTACCACGGTGGTGGTGTTGCTGACCACAAACTGCCCTTCGCGGGCTTCCAGTTTTGCCGGTTTAGGAATAATGGAGTATCGATCAGGCGTTTGCGCCCGCCCCGTCAAGGCGAGCAACAACCCTGTCATGACAACCAGGAGCTTATGCATGCAGCGGATAGATTATTAAAATTTTTAAATATATTTTTCAAAAGTAGAAAAATCAGAAACATTTCTGCGGCTTACTCTATTCTTTTAATGGTTTGGCTGGTCCGTCACGAAGCTGTCGGGCAGTTGGTTACGCACAACTACGCCATCGAAATTGCCGGAATCAAAGTCGGAACGCTGAAAGCGGAGCGGCATACCGGCTCCAGCGGACTTGTTTACAGCCAGGTCAGCAATACGGAATTCTGGTTTTTCGGCAAGATAAAAATTCACTACAAGACGGTGGCCCAGTGCAGTACTTCTCAGCAGTTGCAGCGGTCGGACGTGGACGCCACCACGAGCAAGGGGAATTTCAAATCGACGGTGGAATGGCGCGGCGACCACTACACCATCCAGGCCAATCAATACAAGTACGAGCGGCAGGCTACCGAAAAACAGCCTGTTATGTTTGTGACGAGTCGCTTATTTTTTGAGGAACCTTCGGGGCAGCGCCGGATTTTTTCGGAGTATTTCGGTGATTTTGCCGTCGTGGAGCCGACCAGCCGCGGCAGTTACCGGGTGCGCGTCCACGACCGGGAAGACGAGTATTTCTATGAGAAAGGCCAGCTCGTCAGGATTGTAAAGAAAAACCCGTTGAAGAACTTCGTCATTCGCCGGGTCGATTAAGATTTGAAAAGGCTCGTTCAGTTTGCCTGCTGGCTGGCCGCATACGCCATTCGTCGCATGAGGCGACTCTGGAATTCTCGCTGCCGGGCTTCCAGCGTATTCAGTTCGGTGAAGTAGAAGGTGGGGTCCGGTGCCGGGGGCATCTGGAAATTTTCGATCTCAAGCTGCAATTCAACCATCGTTTCGCGCCGCAGCCGTTCCTCGGCTTCCGTCAGCCGGTTCCGGTTGACTTCGGTATAAAGCGCCCGATGGAGCGTCGCCAGTTCCTCGGCTTTTTCGATGTACCTTTCAAGCTCCCTGGAGTAACCGGTTTTCATTCGTTGAATCTGGTCATCAAGGTCTTGTATCACTTTAAACAGAAGATCAAGTTCTCCATCGAGGTTCAGCTGCGTTTTCATGATCCAGAGCGTTAGGTAGGTTTTCGGTGCGTGTATCGGCAATTTAATTGGTAAGACGTACCTCCATAAAAAAAGTAACTCCCGCCCGCTTATTCTTTCTCTTTTAATCCAGCCATAAAAAGTGCCGACCTACCCCTACAGCCAAATTTTCCGTATCTTTGCGGACTGAATTAAATCTGCAATACGGTGAGCTATAACGAATATAAAAACCTGAATTACGCCCAGGTAGCCGACGAAGTGCTTCGCTACTGGAAGGCCAACCGGGTGTTCGAGCAATCGGTGGAGACCCGCGAGGGCCAGCCGACTTTTACGTTTTACGAAGGACCACCGTCCGCTAACGGAACGCCGGGCATCCACCACGTCATGGCCCGCACCATCAAGGATATTTTTTGCCGCTATAAAACGCTCCAGGGCTTCCAGGTGAAGCGCAAAGGCGGCTGGGATACGCACGGCCTGCCGATTGAACTGCAGGTTGAAAA from Tellurirhabdus rosea harbors:
- a CDS encoding ZIP family metal transporter, giving the protein MIPFWLQAGLWGLLSGGALLLGAAIGYFVRVPARVIAAIMAFGSGILFSALSFELVDEAYRRGGFGATALGFLGGAVVYTAVNYVLNHRGARHRKRSGDQQTSEEDQSGSGLALAAGALLDGIPESIVIGVSLLGGKGVSLVAVVAVFLSNIPEGLASAAGMKNAGRSVGYTMGLWAAIALLSALAALVGFTVFRHYSPAATAVVTAVAAGAILAMLVDTMVPEAYEKTHEFAGLITVLGFLLAYFLSKLD
- a CDS encoding DUF4136 domain-containing protein, which produces MKFKGIIASLFMVGLLASCAPSVNVKYDYDPKVNIRQFSTFRIEADRVRNADPIVGSNLNQRRIAEEIDKSMRAHGYKAVEGDADLVIRFFADSKDRQQIQSNPGAWNPWWGWGGGMNNQVYSRNYEENRIVVNVYDARSNEIVWQGWATGQLNQRKDKERDAAFRSTVNSIMKQFPESAGQDYGVR
- a CDS encoding DUF2231 domain-containing protein; its protein translation is MESRAKIVGHPAHPILIVFPLGLLATSVIFDVVYLINGNTTMTVVSFWMIAAGLIGGLVAAVPGWIDWFSIPSGTRAKSVGLMHGVGNVIVLILFALSWLFRRDEVDHVPSTIALTASFVAFAIAGFTGWLGGELVDRLGVGVDAGAHLNAPNALSGRPASDIDGPAGRVTDIYGTRNLRS
- a CDS encoding APC family permease, translating into MAEPTNLLTEEKTDFKRSLGLLDSTLIVSGSMIGSGIFIVSADMARNLGSPGWLLLLWIMTGVLTVAAALSYGELAGMMPKAGGQYVYIQRAFGPLTGFVYGWTVFTVIQTGTIAAVAVAFTKFSAVFVPALNPENALFTIGTLKISLGQLYAIASLVLLTWLNSRGVQSGKIIQNIFTSAKLVALFGLILLGIGLGLNSGTLAANFADAWSPAQTLLDAQGSVQSVLPLAGVGLLLAFGTAMVGSLFSADAWNNVTFIAGEIKDPRRNIPLALFFGTLLVTVIYTLANVAYLALLPLQGTPNAADALGRGIQFASYDRVATAASSVIFGDVAVGIMAVLIMVSTFGCNNGLILAGARLYYAMAKDGLFLKSAAELNENAVPGKALWFQCLWASLLCLSGTYGDLLTYCTFTSLVFYIVTIVGLFVLRRKEPNTERPYRAFGYPFVPALYVLATVGICIILLITQTQNTGLGLLIAALGIPVYFISRRS
- a CDS encoding M23 family metallopeptidase gives rise to the protein MAAVAGLLWGLVACTGTGPGKLFQAASPHEQYARSLREARLERTALGTDWLNAGNRALQDSLVINAPYRESGYFSANKPFAVGYRLRGQRGDKFIIRVDVQGMEAARVFIDVFELNEQPSEGTPNRLLSAKADTNQLELEIRRNRLHLIRIQPELLRSGRYTISITREPVLSFPVVGRDSRTISSYFGVPRDGGRRRHEGIDIFAPRGTPVVASTEGVISGVGVNNLGGNVVWLSDMKRSQSLYYAHLDAQAVREGQRVAIGDTVGFVGNTGNARTTAPHLHFGIYRFNEGAVDPLPYVRRGLGPARQTPVQPELLGDSMRISAARAVIRQAPNGEAAALLDLPRSAVVRVVGGTAAWLRVQLPNERTGYVSGNQTEPVRIPLRRRSLSASTTLRDAAHPMAAVIDQLNSGTTVEVLGVFERFQLVRSRDGLLGWILNTPE
- a CDS encoding beta-N-acetylhexosaminidase, with translation MHKLLVVMTGLLLALTGRAQTPDRYSIIPKPAKLEAREGQFVVSNTTTVVVPFSNAAVKSIAETFTNQLNTTSGLQVSLRNVNKMALPGNIISFIPVPGLGEEAYRLDIKSNSITVESTSPKGFFYAVQSLMQLLPPTIFRAGPAASRATSATWAVPACRIEDQPRYSYRGLHLDVSRHFMPVSFIKKYIDLIALHKMNIFHWHLTDDQGWRIEIKKYPKLTQVGSKRRHTLIGHYYESDPQQFDGKEYGGYYTQDEIRDVVRYAQSRYVTIIPEIEMPGHALAALTAYPEYGCSGGPYEVTGKWGVFNDIFCPYDKTFEFLQNILTEVMALFPSQYIHIGGDEAPKDSWKKSGFAQDLIKRLKLKDEHELQSYFITRIDKWVTSKGRKIIGWDEILEGGLSPNATVMSWRGTQGGIAAAKQGHDAIMTPGAFLYLDKYQSDPEQEPTAIGGLLTTEQTYSYEPTPQDLPADVQKHIIGAQGNVWTEYIKTPEHVEYMVFPRAAALAEVVWSPREARNWPDFRQRVQLHLPRLAALNVNYSRSLFDVLAETEAAAGTLRVTLKSPVPDTEIRYSVDGSAPSQQSARYESPLSLSATTTVKAVTVKNGELVGEVQQWIFPVSRATGRLVQMASALTYPKNAQAALLTNGRYGSAIGYLADVRGVAGVRSADLSATIDLGAATPVQKVTVGVLKATAGSVLLPRQLEVLVSEDGQTFRSVKTLPLNPAERGRKEVIRHALTFEPVSARYVRIVAQNAGQIPAGMINEGKDATVAVDEITVE
- a CDS encoding DUF5602 domain-containing protein, with product MNKIASFTTLVVAAAITFISCKKDEKVTPQRQFFGAEQKLGDGTARSFVKLDESGKPEVVGISISEKAMNSLPHDMTFLVLPVPAEAGQTQFKYVGLDYMPHGHEPAQVYDKPHFDVHFYKVTPDVVKAMGPQDPKLNALPDAAFLPADYISTGSVPQMGHHWIDKTSPELAGKPFEQTLIYGSYDSKVIFIEPMITTEFMKKGGTSQFAIKQPQKYATTGLYPTAYTIRYDAGTKEYLVELGKFENKQVN
- a CDS encoding DUF6134 family protein, whose amino-acid sequence is MVWLVRHEAVGQLVTHNYAIEIAGIKVGTLKAERHTGSSGLVYSQVSNTEFWFFGKIKIHYKTVAQCSTSQQLQRSDVDATTSKGNFKSTVEWRGDHYTIQANQYKYERQATEKQPVMFVTSRLFFEEPSGQRRIFSEYFGDFAVVEPTSRGSYRVRVHDREDEYFYEKGQLVRIVKKNPLKNFVIRRVD